The nucleotide window TCTTTTTGCGTTATTGATGATTATATAAGCTTGGCATGTTTCTCAAACATGTGGAAGTGCTGGttctaattcatttttattattggttTCTTTGACAAATATGTGAGCCTGCTAATGcatttgcataaaaaataagagttgGTACATAAAGATTTTCACATTAGAATGGAGAAGTCAGCCAACCtgatttgttatttttagattttaactTTTACTGAGTTtcataatttgtttgtttgtttcctCAACATGTACAGACTGATGCCCAAGATACATTGACTACACATCGGACCCTAGATCTTACATCAAGTTTGGAAGTTGGTCCAGCGACAAACCATGCTGCTGGAGATTCTTCATCATGTCAGAACACACGATCGGTATTGACTATTGCATTCCAGTTCCCTTTTGAGAGCAATTTACAGGATAATGTTGCCACTATGGCACGTCAGTATGTCCGTAGTGTGATTTCATCCGTCCAGAGGGTTGCCATGGCTATAACTCCATCAGGTTTGAGCCCAACTGTGGGACCCAAGCTCTCACCAGGCTCTCCAGAAGCACTTACATTAGCTCACTGGATTTGCCAAAGCTATAGGCAAGTTCTGCTTCAACTTTTTCCTTATACAAACATTCAATAAATTGGGTACATGTGATTGATGGTGGACAACCTCAAGTTTAGATTACTTCCTGTTGGAAAGAGCAAAGGAGACAAAGATGAGAAGTGATAATTATCTTTATTCAGAACACATTCAAATTAATTAGCTTTGTCTGGCCTTATCAATAAGCTTATTAAGTGAAACATGTTCTTATAATATTGACAACCAGCTCATTTATCTTGTTTTTGCTAGTTGCTCATATTTTCATTCCAATTTCTTCTGCAGCTTCCACTTAGGGACAGAGTTGTTCAGATCTGATTCTGTTGTTGGTGACTCCTTGTTGAAGCATCTTTGGCATCATCAGGATGCCATATTGTGCTGTTCATTGAAGGTCTATTTTGAAATCTGTCAAAATTTACATCCTGTCCATTTGAGATATAGAATATTTTAAGTTCCGCAATATTCAAGAAACCAATCAAATTGTTTAGTCTGGAATAAACTTCAGTGACTTTTTTGCTTATGTATCTTTGTTGATATTGCAGTCGCCTCCGGTTTTCATCTTCGCAAACCAAGCAGGCCTTGACATGCTGGAGACAACTTTAGTGGCTCTACAAGATATCTCACTGGATAAAATTTTTGATGAGTCTGGGCGAAAGTCATTATGTGCCGAATTTGCCAAGTTAATGCAGCAGGTAAGTTAGTTTCTTGGACCATTGATTGAATTGGAGTTGAGAAATGCCAATTTTAAGTGACTGAAGTTATATATTTCCATCAGGGTTTCACTTATTTGCCGGCTGGCATCTGCATGTCAACGATGGGGCGCCATGTTTCTTATGAACAAGCGGTTGCATGGAAAGTCCTTGCTGCAGAAGAGAATACTGTCCATTGTCTTGCCTTTTCCTTTGTAAACTGGTCTTTTGTTTGAacagtaaatttatttatccaaCATATTTCCTTCCagttatatatgaaaaaagagAAGGGAATATCAAACaaaggttgaaaaaaaaaaaaaagagagaaagtttTGTACTATTTAAATCCCACCCTCAGGTTtgcatttatattaatttaattgaatttttagtgCACCAAAAATTTCCCTGCTGTCGCTTTTTCATCATGGAACCTGAAACTAAAACTGTTACCGAAGGAGAAAGAATTGATTCTTTCACACTTCCAGACAAAGTGAATCACGGGCATTCAATTGAAAACCTTTAAGTTTATGGCAGATATATCACGCTAAAATGTCTAGTATTTAATATGGCATTTAAATCTCAACAGTTTAATTGTGTTTGTGCATGGATTTTTTCAATGCACGAACATGTGAAATTAATGAGGTTTAGAAGAATGCATTGGTGCTTTGTTAAATGTATTCAGAAACTTGACAGTATTTCATCAATCCTTTCAGGGTTTCTTTCAAAGCTTCTCTGCAATATCTTATCCGAGCATTTATTAATGTCTTGATATATTTGTTGTTGAAAATCCAAGCATTAATCGATAATGTATTTACTAGAAAGTTGGAAGTTTTTGGGTCCATTTAAGGAGTGGACCTGGGGGGAGGGGGGGTGTATTTAATGAAGTTGCTGTATGACTGTTCCCCTTGAAGGTAAGATTTGAAAGGAATgcagtaaaatattaatagctTTTTGGTGGGTATGATTATGGGCAATGGAGAAGTTTAGAAGGTGTGGGAAGAGCCATCATTTGTTGTCGATAGGCCATTTTTTCATTATGAATATGTTTTTACTTTGCCTTGTCAATGGAAAACGAATATGTCTAAAGCTGATTGATTGGACTGGAATTGCCTTTTTTTGGAACTATTCCAGCGCACATACCAAGACCCACCTTGTACAATATTTTAACTCCAAATGTTCAAATCtagatatatatgttttgaaaaaaaaaatccaattttcattaacataagtaaagtaattaatttttttattcattaaagaATACTAGTCTTACTATGGAGACTGGATCacaaatctttttatttaagtgTCAAtagtccaaaaaaaaaaaattccatcaATTGGATCTCCCTTGCCAAATGGATAGTTACCCATCCATAACCAAATATGTATGTTGCAGCCTGATTTCATAAACTATACACAAGACAACACAACCAagttttataatacaaaaagcAAGGGAAAGATCACAGATACACACATCAATATAAAAGTTTTAGCTATTTGTCCAAAAGGGCCaccctcttctttctctctctggATTTTTTTACACGGTATCTTCTCACTGGGATGCCAATGAccaaaaatttaagagaaaagatGGTAATGCAGCAAACCAGCTTATAAAGGCCATGGCAGTAGCAGTTTCAAACTGCACACAGTGATTCTGGGCACAGCCTTGAAGATCATTGTCAATAAGAACTGTTATACCAGCAGATGCACATGCTGCAGCAAATGTAAGTGTAGACGTTATCTGCAAGAAAATGGAAACAACCTGATTTAGAAATTAAGTAGAATTTCGAATTTGatgaataaattcataaataatcataattttagaaTGTGAAAAAAGCAAGTACATATAGCTAAATACCACATACAAGGAGGGCAGGACAAATATATTCAGGTAGAAGTACATGCTGATACTCATCCcaatattcatattcatatacacagttgtcagattttttaataaaaattgtttaagctCTAACTTCACAAAATAGCTCAGAATGAACATGACGAATAGTTTCCACAAATGAACATCAAAGCTTCTAACCCAGCATAAACAGTTAACAATGATTCCAAGATCATGCTAAGTCTACATCTATACATATGCATTTGCCAGTAAAGATCAACAGGAAATTTTCTAATAAGTTGAAACTCAATTTGGACTTGGCTCCATCCTGAATCTGAGCTATCAGTGAATAGCTTAATTTTTCCAGTAGTTCTAAGACAATCTGATGCTGAATGTGATTGGGTAGCAGATGGTTAGTCAGTGTATTATTCATATCATACTGAGCTTGTAAGTAAGAGCGGCTGATCCCTCCCTTACAACcaaggttttaaattaaaagtaattagaTGAGATGATTGATAATTTGTATCttcatttgaaaaagaaattttcaacTAATTCTCCCAAAAGCATCATAATCAAAACCTTCTAAACGTCCCCTCTTTCTAGTTGTCACATCCTATAAAACTTCACAAGTACAAAAGTTTCCCCGGAATTAACCAAACAAATAAGACATCAGATCAGGGTTGGTTTTGATATGTGCTGCAACAACTTAGTAAGGTTGATGTTGAGTGCACTTTCTTACCCCATCACCAACAGCAAACAAACTGACAATTCGATTATTCTGCAAGGATCGCATCACCAAAAGGGCATAAATGTCTACAATGGCCAGTGACAGACTCCACAAACTCTGCAACCCAGCAGCAGCAACAAGGAAGCTGATGTAGCAAATAtcaaaaaagattttatttaatgcCAGGCAGAAACTTTTTTGATAGTACTATATACAGAACCACAAACTGAAAATTGGTCACTTCAATTTGCCAATCACATATGTATTCAGAAATCAGCTGCTTGATTATGAGCACAAGATGTTGAATATTAAATAGTTTTTCTTCATACCTATTTTCACAATACACAAGTTAAATTAGGGCAGGTTAAAAGGGCATGAGAAAGCTTTTTGGTGCCCCAGTATATTCATATCATATAATCCAGAAATCGTAGGAGACGCAGAAAAAGCCAATTCTTTATACCACCCATTTCCGATTCCAGTCCAAACTTTTGTATTTAACTTAGCATATGAATTACTAGTTCtacaaaattgaagaaataaacAAACAGTTTAAAAGCATAGCTGAAGTATAGGAAAGTTGAGTGATTTTCATAATCACAGAATACAACCATGTCTTATCCCCCTTTTCCGGACAGGATTATAATCAAATCCAAATTTACCTAGTCCTGTTCTCATCTTAACAATTCACAAGATAGAGAACTGACATCTGATATGGGCAGATAGTTGCAGCAGAAAATAAATTGAAAGGATGAATATGAAAACAAGGATGAATCAAActgaaattaataataatgaaatattgaataataaattacaagAATTAGAATTGATTGAAAGTATGAACACTTATTGCTTGCTATCCAAATTCTTCAAAGGTAAGCTCTAagaaagttatatttttatgagCTAACTTAATAGCTTGAGTTAAAAATGAGAGtgcttttaaatttatactacAAATTTTTGAACTGTGAaaacaatttacaatttttgttaCAAGAAGTCATGATTGATTGTTAGCATTGTCTTGAAAGCATCTTTACTGTTAATTGATTCTTTGTTTGCCATTTTTTTAAGATGCTAAAAGCATTTTACTGTTGATCAATCAATTCCTTTTTTGGCTTTTGAAAAGCATGAGATTCTTGCAACTTTAAATCATTCACAGAAATCTTCTCTTCTTTCAGTAGAGGTGGAGATTGTTTTGAGAGCtactttttctcctttctcttaGATTCTTTTGAGAATGTTTTTGCTCTTTTTTCATTGTCTTCAAAGAGTTTTGATTTTGCTTTTGACCGAGTGGTAAAACATTCACAATATGACTTGACATTGGACCCTAATAAGATTCACTTCAAGTCATATATTGTTTGATCTTTGAGTCAGTCAATATCCAAATTATGATATCCATAGACAAAAGATGCCTTTCTAGAGAGTTTGTTAAGgctttgtttttctatttttaagcTTGCTTTTAGGCTTCTTCTTCACAAACAATTCCATACCAAGTTTCGTATTTTGTGCATTTTAGACATAAGATGCATATGATTGTGTTAGGaccccaagtgcaaggtatgagactcgaatcccacattggaaagtatagaCAACTAGTATAGGGTTTATATAGCCTTGGGCTCTCCTatctcaataactagcttttgaaatatatttctactaaagttcgtatcatttggtatcaaagtcatCATCATGTCTCCTAATTGCAATAATGCGGCCCAAGTGGTGACGCTAGCATTGCAGTGTTTGTCCGGGTTAGCAATGAGCTAGCGCACAACCAACCCGCGTGGGCCTCAGGGCTGCAGGGCGTAGTAGTATAGTAGGATCCCAAATACAGGGTATGaaacttggatcccacattggaaagtatggacaactagtatggggtttatatgacATTGAACTTTtctatctcaatagctagcttttgaggtatgGTTCTCCTAAAGTTTGTATCGGACTGTGTTTGGGTCAGATGAAtatgaagatgaaaacaaatatgaatatcaaattgaaattaataatattgaaatattgaatattaaattataagaatttgaaagaattgaacaaaaagaaagaaaacaattcaTGACTTGGAGGGAATCTTGTCATGATCCAATGTTAGGCGTTATTTTAGAAGCATTATCATTGGGATCAAAAGCAAAATCAAAACTCTTTAAAAACGATGAAAAAAAGGCCAAAGCGTTGCTCAAAAGAATCCAAGAGAAGGAATAAAAACCAACTCTAAAAAGAATCTCCACCTCCACCACAGAAGAGAAGATTTATGTGAATGATTTAAAACTGCAAAAATTTCATgcttttcaaaaactaaaagaaaaattgattgatCAATAGTAAGATATGTTTGGCATCTTAAGAAAATGCCAAACAAAGAATCAATCAATAGTAAAGATGCTTTCAAGACAATGGCCATGACTCCCTCTAGTAGAAATTGTGAATTGTTTTCACAGTTCAAAAATTTATAGTATAAATCTCAAACCAATCTCAATTATTACTCAACATATTAAGCTagttcaaaaaatataatactcTCTAATAGTTTTCCTTTAAAGATAGCAAGCAATAAGcattcaaacttttaatttattcatattttgtaatttaataatcaataacaatatgtcaatattattaattttaatttgattcatcTATGTTTTGTATTCatcttttcaatttattttctaCCACAATAATCTGCCCTTATATGGTATCAAAGATTGTTATATTAGAAGGTCAAGccatataaatatacatacatacatacatacatacaaataattttatgtgtgtgtgtgccTGTGTGTGTGAGAAGGTCAGTTCATATCACCACAATTTATTATTTCCCACATAAATATGCTAAAATTCAACAATATGGTACATGGCAAAAATTCCccagataaaaataaaaaagccaaGCACCATTTAGCCAAAGATCTTGCAATGCAAAGTTAGCCCTCTCACTAATCTGCCAATATGCAGAACTAAAAGTTGGCCACTCGCATCTGCCTGGTAGTAACTACGGACATTTGATTAGCAGGTCAACAATGAGAAAAATAGCACAACATGAATCCATAATCACTAATGGCTTTAGACAGCTCAACCTTACATATATTGAAAGCATGTTAGACATTACTATATGGGAATTGAGTTCATCACCTCAACACTTCATATCTAAACACCATCAAGAGTATTTCGGCAAAGCCAACCCAAGACATGCTGGAAACACAAACTCCAGAAATTACCCTGACTTCTAGATATTCATTCCCATTGGACTTGGCTATCAAACTTACAACTCTCAGTCTTTTTATTTAAAGGAAGCTAATTTTGCATCTAGAACAGAGTGGATCTGGTTATGTCATTTGGAATCAGTACTTAATTCCAATccttaaattatacaaaattagtaattttaatggaAGCAGATAATCATAGACATAACTTGATCGATCCTTATATAAGCACACTATTACATTAAAGCatgtaaactaaaataaaaagagcaatactatatgtgcATACTTTTGATTACATAATTGGGTATCATCATATGAAAgagtgttattttatacttaattcaaaatcacctaatcacatcaaagacacattatttatatacccaaatgtgtactcaaaagtgtgtacacatagttttattgatataaaaatgaTGGTAGAGAAATCTCGACTAACATGAAAGTTGCCTGACTAGTTCAAATTATTTGgcaaaaaaatcaatcaaattgccAAGAACAGAAAATGCAACGCATGCATCTTCCATAAGGCAGCACTTAATATCAGTAatctaatttctgaactattcaTTTTAGAAACTTTTACATTAAGATGTTTGCAAGCAGTAGATTTAACTCTAATTGACTATCTTTGCAGAAAGCAAACCCAACAATTAGGATGAATTCACAGGTATCATTCACatgattttaagaaaaaaaaccgcgagtctcattatcataaaatccaaatgcaccaaattaattctatctCAACTTCAAAACGCAGTCAgccaatccaccaggttttacaaacaaaaaacaaattataaactcgATAAAATGCAATCTATTGATACAAACATCAAACAAATTAACCAACAAACAAACTTAGTAAGTGAATTCGATAAAAACGAGATAGTATATTACCAAAAAGCAGTTACAGAAGGGAAGTCACTAGTGCTCGCCATGACACAAAGCGCTGCAACCGCAAAGATCAATTGACAGATTCGCAAAGTGAGGCCGCCAGGTGTTCCAGGCATGCACTGTATGTCCTTCATCCTCACTGTCGGAGCATTGCCGCCATCCGTGGTTGGAAGATCTTCCACAGGGTGAACCGAAGCATGGCTCACGTTCATCTCTTTAACACCACAAACTTCAATTCATAACAACCTCTCTTTGTCTCCCTCACGAATAATTTCCGAGTCAAATTCTCAAATATCAAAGCCCTTTAACtgcaattcatttaaaaaaaaaaaaagaacaaatatcaGTCAATTAAACTGTATCCACCACAATCTTAACtgaaataatttctaaactacaATTACAACTaatctcaaatttcaaaatcaaattaccGAAGCAAAGTTGAGAAATTTCAAAACATAAGAGAAGatctaaaaaataatgaaacaaataaCTGTTTAACTGTGATCGAGGTTTTGTGTTAATGGATTATACATGGAAGGTCAAAACATGAAGAGAGCCAAGGGAAAGCAAAAgcataaaaagaagaaagcaagGAGTTGCTGAAGCTGAACGGTCGACTCGCGACACTATTGGCTGTTGAGATGTAGTAAAGTTTTTATAGGGCGTGTTTGGTATTTgcacttaaattaatttatcttattcttaCGTTACtctaattaattaacatttaacaaCTCGTTGTGTGCTGATATTCCACCAACAAAAGGTGACTCCTAATTTCACCTATTAAGAATATCACTTTAATGTCGGAATTTATCAAGTCTTGTCGAAATCTAGCTGTTCGTTCGATCGACTTTTGGTCTGTCTAGTTTCATCGACAAAAATTGCACAACAACAGACCCAAAAAGTTTTAACCAAACACCtaaaaacattataaattcTACTTTCCATTTTAATggcttttaaaagttaattggcaaaaatttcaaattttaccaaattttggacgggggaataaatcttttggcctaatgaaaataagaattaaaataaaccaaaaaacaaaaaaattacacataCTAATGTAATAATTCATCATGGAATTATATCGtatgcaaaataattttattatttaatttattttaagatttaaatgatataattaatgattAAGATGCTGCCAATATCTTTggatgatataattaattaatttaggcATGGCATTAATCGCAAAACTGGGCGTCTTATTTTGTTCCCCAACATACATCAACATGCCAATCAGTGCCACCATCGTCATATCATTCACTGGATTTGGATATGCCTGACCCCAACCTTTGAATTCACTCTTTAACTTATATGCGTGTCCTCTTCTTTCTTTACCATATTTGCTGCCTGCCAATTCTCAATAATGTTGTCCGCGCGCGGACTATGATGTCTCGTTTCTTCTCATAATTCGTTTATCTTTAGATGCCATGCCATTCATTTATCTTTGGAACATGAGGCTACACTCGTTTTGCTTAATCAATTGTTTCTCCTCTTATTTCATTTCGactggttttcttttttctggcaattaaaaatttattaaaatatgagaCCTTAGACCTAACATGACTATTCAACTAACAAAGGAAGAGGAAAACTTAAGTTGAAATTGACATTATGATATGAAGTCAAATGAAGCAAAGTTATTATTGTCACTACA belongs to Mangifera indica cultivar Alphonso chromosome 2, CATAS_Mindica_2.1, whole genome shotgun sequence and includes:
- the LOC123201797 gene encoding CASP-like protein 5A2, giving the protein MNVSHASVHPVEDLPTTDGGNAPTVRMKDIQCMPGTPGGLTLRICQLIFAVAALCVMASTSDFPSVTAFCFLVAAAGLQSLWSLSLAIVDIYALLVMRSLQNNRIVSLFAVGDGITSTLTFAAACASAGITVLIDNDLQGCAQNHCVQFETATAMAFISWFAALPSFLLNFWSLASQ